A window from Malania oleifera isolate guangnan ecotype guangnan chromosome 7, ASM2987363v1, whole genome shotgun sequence encodes these proteins:
- the LOC131160940 gene encoding pectinesterase inhibitor 9-like — MKILSSLLSISLFSSLAFLLLPHPRPATATATATPVHQNTSHSHTAADAAAFARVMCQIKAKSSNSSTAAGANADYVVSSCKTTQSTANLCTSLLIPFAEDVSGNPATLACVAMALSASTVRAIKANITQIRKKADAKTDAALNDCSTTFNSAEGAIKKSAKMTILLLSQATKGKKLNSTISNVRTLMSAALTDENTCMEGFGEVAPKTDKRRATLKKIVGNAVGQTQIALAIFELYARKLLST; from the coding sequence ATGAAAATTCTAAGCTCTCTCCTATCCATCTCCCTCTTCTCCTCCTTAGCCTTCCTCCTCCTCCCCCACCCACGCCCCGCCACAGCCACCGCCACCGCCACCCCCGTCCACCAGAACACTTCCCACTCCCACACCGCCGCCGACGCGGCCGCCTTTGCCCGAGTCATGTGTCAGATCAAAGCAAAATCCTCCAACTCATCCACTGCCGCCGGCGCCAACGCTGATTATGTTGTCTCGAGCTGCAAAACCACCCAGAGCACCGCCAACCTCTGCACCTCCTTGCTCATCCCCTTCGCGGAAGACGTCAGTGGGAACCCCGCGACTCTGGCGTGCGTCGCCATGGCTCTCTCTGCCTCCACGGTCCGCGCCATCAAGGCCAATATCACCCAAATCCGGAAAAAGGCGGACGCAAAGACGGACGCCGCCTTAAACGACTGCTCCACCACCTTCAACTCCGCCGAAGGAGCGATAAAGAAGTCGGCGAAGATGACGATCCTGCTCCTCAGTCAGGCAACGAAGGGAAAAAAGCTTAACAGCACCATAAGTAACGTGAGGACGTTGATGAGCGCAGCCCTCACGGACGAGAACACGTGCATGGAAGGATTCGGAGAGGTGGCGCCGAAGACGGATAAGAGGAGGGCGACGTTGAAGAAGATTGTGGGCAATGCGGTGGGGCAGACGCAGATTGCGCTGGCCATCTTTGAGCTTTACGCTAGAAAACTACTTAGCacttaa